A genome region from Prionailurus bengalensis isolate Pbe53 chromosome B4, Fcat_Pben_1.1_paternal_pri, whole genome shotgun sequence includes the following:
- the LOC122473879 gene encoding uncharacterized protein LOC122473879 gives MAAAAVAGLIPVLHSVAGDKSRYYIGRQLWFGFIAVYGVVVYVVRMPWVPIHEDFWCHGNITNTCLIECFEKSFNSPVVGIWYFFFFIFLALFFLMEFFMAQIRHKQIKAKSVESAAGEMEEGSMVGIQEHAPSPKKSILNFHQEKMLLLLYLLYFLLQVGAQCVFLFFLMYQHLPLVSQAIIHCSTKSCPGPYFCLIRGTMEKRMSIYTLITLSFMIILFCSGFFMYSIHHYLLKGLASAKFWLD, from the coding sequence ATGGCTGCAGCGGCAGTGGCTGGACTGATCCCTGTGCTACACTCAGTGGCTGGTGACAAATCCCGCTACTATATTGGGCGACAGCTGTGGTTTGGGTTCATCGCTGTGTATGGAGTGGTGGTGTACGTGGTCCGCATGCCCTGGGTTCCCATCCATGAAGATTTCTGGTGCCATGGCAACATTACCAATACTTGTTTGATTGAGtgttttgaaaaaagttttaacaGTCCTGTAGTGGGaatttggtacttttttttctttattttcttggccCTCTTCTTCCTCATGGAATTCTTCATGGCTCAGATTCGGCACAAGCAAATCAAAGCCAAGTCAGTGGAGTCAGCGGCAGGTGAAATGGAGGAGGGCTCCATGGTGGGAATCCAGGAGCATGCCCCTTCCCCGAAGAAGTCCATCCTGAACTTCCACCAGGAGAAGATGCTTTTGCTTTTGTATCTCCTTTACTTCCTCCTGCAGGTTGGTGCAcagtgtgtgtttttattttttctcatgtacCAACACCTGCCCCTGGTGAGCCAAGCCATCATTCACTGCAGCACCAAGAGCTGTCCAGGACCCTATTTCTGCCTGATCAGGGGGACCATGGAGAAGCGAATGTCCATCTACACCCTCATCACCTTATCCTTCATGATCATCCTCTTCTGTTCAGGTTTCTTCATGTACAGCATCCACCATTACCTGCTAAAAGGGCTTGCCAGTGCTAAGTTTTGGCTTGACTAA